In Fusarium pseudograminearum CS3096 chromosome 3, whole genome shotgun sequence, a genomic segment contains:
- the GPR1 gene encoding GPR1 encodes MPMPPWLQDEAPGFSTSPWTTPLQALEPRRVKHFTMAQLTPDQTYSIHVATLVVASASILATIVTSFWFFRMRRSFRHDLIMLLIYSDMFKSFWLLLFPAVELVAGKIETDETFCQVSGFFLALSIEASDVSVALISVHTALFIFRGEQGLYPYRKAAYALAAILPVVMASLAFIEGPGYINTGQFCYLPFNPMWKRLALSWIPRYLAFAIILFLCIGIYIYVRVLMSRFGAGNESSRNTLSKMSGFDSLEPMQYPAAAVPPTPTIKYHGLIPSSNTSRRNSFTIAEDPTRPSLSTLNSFNLDMPGGTHSKLHSARMARRGSAQMWMANHGTDLASQSEQAEVDSQNSTGTTRWDSDDLIAPAAIYTKPELQNQTPAPPVTRPSFVTRQSSYLSTTAPTPSIPNIFAILHRKTVRPESEENDLVLTQSDINAPGTVKTREKILRQLRLLFIYPIVYVVIWILPFIVQLTGYGKGAPYGMRLASIVFLCFHGLADSLVFCIKEKPWRHSQAYNQIFKRSNLQFWKRRQEAPDVGARVGRTREEMTLDSKFAKQRREQEQAEWELQRQAGQDRRVTRAPDWWDRDD; translated from the exons atGCCTATGCCTCCCTGGCTTCAAGACGAAGCCCCGGGCTTTTCAACTTCACCATGGACAACCCCATTGCAGGCTCTCGAGCCACGACGAGTAAAACATTTCACCATGGCTCAGCTCACTCCAGACCAAACGTATTCGATACACGTTGCGACTCTGGTTGTTGCGTCCGCCAGTATCCTCGCAACGATAGTCACTTCTTTCTGGTTCTTTCGTATGAGACGAAGTTTTCGACATGA CCTCATTATGCTGCTCATTTACAGCGACATGTTTAAATCTTTCTGGCTACTCCTGTTCCCCGCCGTCGAACTCGTTGCCGGAAAAATCGAAACAGATGAAACCTTTTGCCAAGTCAGCGGATTTTTTCTTGCCCTAAGTATAGAGGCATCCGATGTTTCTGTCGCTCTCATCTCGGTCCACACTGCATTGTTTATCTTCCGTGGCGAGCAGGGCCTTTACCCCTACCGAAAGGCTGCCTACGCTCTCGCGGCCATCCTCCCCGTcgtgatggcttcactgGCATTTATTGAAGGTCCTGGCTACATCAACACAGGCCAGTTTTGCTATCTTCCGTTTAACCCCATGTGGAAACGACTCGCCCTCTCTTGGATTCCTCGCTACCTCGCCTTTGCAATTATCCTTTTTCTATGTATCGGCATATACATCTACGTTCGTGTCTTGATGAGTCGCTTTGGTGCGGGAAACGAGAGTTCAAGAAATACTCTCTCCAAAATGTCTGGCTTTGACAGCCTCGAACCAATGCAAtacccagcagcagctgttCCTCCGACACCAACAATTAAATATCACGGGCTGATCCCATCGTCCAACACTTCACGACGGAATTCATTCACCATCGCCGAAGACCCTACCAGGCCCTCTCTATCTACACTCAACTCGTTCAATCTGGACATGCCTGGAGGCACACATTCCAAGCTTCACTCAGCGCGAATGGCTCGTCGAGGATCAGCGCAGATGTGGATGGCTAACCACGGCACTGATTTGGCGTCCCAGTCAGAGCAAGCAGAAGTGGACTCTCAAAATTCGACAGGAACTACGCGGTGGGATTCTGATGATTTGATTGCGCCTGCAGCCATTTACACGAAACCTGAGCTTCAAAACCAGACGCCTGCTCCACCAGTAACAAGACCGTCATTCGTGACGCGGCAGTCTTCATATCTTTCTACGACTGCCCCTACGCCATCTATTCCCAATATATTTGCCATACTTCACCGCAAAACGGTGCGTCCCGAGAGCGAAGAAAACGACCTCGTTCTGACCCAGAGCGATATCAACGCACCCGGAACTGTCAAGACGCGCGAAAAGATCTTGCGCCAACTTCGATTACTTTTCATATATCCTATAGTCTATGTTGTTATTTGGATCTTGCCATTTATTGTCCAACTTACAGGATATGGTAAAGGAGCACCTTATGGCATGAGACTGGCCAGCATTGTCTTTCTCTGTTTTCATGGCCTGGCTGATTCTCTGGTCTTTTGCATAAAGGAGAAGCCCTGGAGACATAGCCAAGCGTACAATCAAATTTTCAAACGCTCCAACTTGCAGTTTTGGAaacgaagacaagaagcacCCGATGTAGGTGCGAGGGTAGGACGCACAAGGGAGGAAATGACACTCGACTCGAAGTTCGCCAAGCAgagacgagaacaagaacaggccGAGTGGGAGCTGCAGCGTCAGGCTGGCCAGGACCGTAGGGTAACCAGAGCTCCCGACTGGTGGGATAGAGACGATTGA